Within the bacterium genome, the region TGTAGTCCTCGATTCTCTCCGGGTTGATCCTACCCCGGTTACGCAGAACAACCAGCCTCTGGTGCTTGAAGAACTCGATGTCCTTCATGGCGGGGATCGGCGACTTCTCCTTGGGCGGCGTGTACATCAAACTCGGCACCGGCCGACCCTTCAGGCAGTGCTCCTCCACAAGAAAAGGTATGTCCTGAACACTCAGACGCCGGTAAAAAATCCCTTCAGGCTCGAACAGAACCAGAGGACCGTTCTCGCAGAAACCGTTGCATCCAGTAGGGACGACCGCGATCTCTTCCTGCAAGTTATGCTTCTTAATCTCGGTTTTGAGCGCCTCCATAATGTCGAAGGCACCGGCCGAGACACAGCCAGTGCCCGTGCACACAAGGATATGTGTTCTCTCAGGTTTCAATGTTCTCTTCCTCTTCTAAATCTCAAGACAAGAATGCTTTCATCGCTTGACGTTCAGCGCGTCGGACTTAATACATCGATTCGGAGCCGACGCCAAGTGCATATTCTGGGACAGGCTCGCCGTTTAGAACATGCTCCTCGAATATCTTGGTTACCTTTTCTTTGTTTAGATCAATGTATTTGACGGGCGCTGTGTACCGGTATTCGACCGTCATCATGGGCTCGTGGCTGCACATGCCAGCGCATCCCGACGAAGTAATCATAACGTCCTGCACGTTGTGCTTCTCAACGAGGCGCAGGACCTGGTCCATGATCTCTCGTGCACCAGCCGCAATCCCGCAGGTGCCCATGTGGATAGTCACCTTGGCTCTTGCCGTCCCCTCCCTGAGAAGGACAGTTCGTTTTGACTCGTCTCTGATCCTCTTCAGGTCCTGGATTTTCAGTTTGGCCATTTCTTTGCTCCTTAAATACACTCTGAGTTGC harbors:
- a CDS encoding (2Fe-2S) ferredoxin domain-containing protein; its protein translation is MAKLKIQDLKRIRDESKRTVLLREGTARAKVTIHMGTCGIAAGAREIMDQVLRLVEKHNVQDVMITSSGCAGMCSHEPMMTVEYRYTAPVKYIDLNKEKVTKIFEEHVLNGEPVPEYALGVGSESMY
- a CDS encoding NAD(P)H-dependent oxidoreductase subunit E is translated as MKPERTHILVCTGTGCVSAGAFDIMEALKTEIKKHNLQEEIAVVPTGCNGFCENGPLVLFEPEGIFYRRLSVQDIPFLVEEHCLKGRPVPSLMYTPPKEKSPIPAMKDIEFFKHQRLVVLRNRGRINPERIEDYIAFDGYMGLAKALEMSPEEIIRQVKVSGLRGRGGAGFPTGTKWQVCREQPR